The proteins below are encoded in one region of bacterium:
- a CDS encoding vWA domain-containing protein, translated as MNQASLPLLIANIHLGLSASAWWYILLALLAVGGSFLIYRFTLPPVSPLRKALLWVLRSAALVLLLLLLFEPVLSYLRHQAKPPVVALLVDRSASMSISAGQEDRGETLKRLLASPALRDLAHKSQLKVFEFADTTTEVPLDSLRTLTPSGVGTDVAGSWVQAQKALAGENLAAGVLISDGAYNLGQNPARVAGESAIPLYTIGIGDTSSSTDAAVAEVVTNDVTYVGSKVPVDVRIRAHGLDGRSSVVHLLSGKGGEFDRQPVRFASDDAEDPLTLNLVAREPGDLRITVALDSVPGERSITNNRRSVVIRVLERKSRVLLFAGAPSADLSILRQTLEADTTLEVSALVEIGAGRFLHGAVEPSQDDMSRASLIVLCEFPSRGTSDALLQKISHAVQDKHVPLLLLAGPHLSASRLAALNDVVPIQANKPALTEEQVTLRPAASHPALEGKNPLPAQWSELPPVLGGAGNFSVAPSAQVVAKISRENLGISEDEPGIAVWQTGFRRGAAFLCWGTSRWKMQLAGTQNASAFYDELVTRVRGWLIAPAEEQRVKIRTTKKVYSGGEPVRFVAQVYGADLAPRDDASIALRATSGSRTEVVPMRGLGNGRYEGQLTPWIDGDYRFTGSAVAGKDTLGSDNGLFAVEAFNIELMDPRARFDVLQQVAAASKAAFVPASRADSLLSRLQFAPQTITSRKEWSLWSQGPVIWIIIGLLVIEWIVRKRSGML; from the coding sequence ATGAACCAGGCGTCACTTCCCCTGCTTATCGCCAACATTCACCTCGGACTCTCCGCGAGCGCCTGGTGGTATATCCTGCTCGCGCTGCTTGCAGTCGGCGGATCCTTTCTCATTTATCGCTTCACGCTGCCTCCGGTCAGTCCCCTGCGCAAAGCCCTGCTCTGGGTACTCCGGTCGGCCGCACTCGTGTTGCTGCTTCTGCTGCTCTTCGAACCGGTTCTAAGTTATCTTCGCCATCAGGCCAAGCCCCCGGTGGTTGCATTGCTTGTGGACCGCTCGGCATCGATGAGTATCAGCGCGGGACAGGAAGACCGCGGCGAGACCCTGAAACGTCTGTTGGCTTCTCCCGCGCTGCGCGACCTTGCGCACAAGTCGCAACTGAAAGTCTTCGAATTTGCCGATACGACCACCGAAGTCCCGCTGGATTCGCTCCGTACCCTCACTCCTTCGGGTGTGGGCACGGATGTGGCCGGGAGTTGGGTGCAGGCGCAGAAGGCGCTGGCGGGCGAGAATCTGGCCGCCGGAGTCTTAATCAGCGATGGCGCCTACAATCTCGGGCAGAACCCCGCGCGTGTTGCCGGTGAATCCGCTATTCCCCTCTACACGATCGGCATTGGCGACACGTCATCCAGTACCGATGCCGCCGTTGCAGAAGTTGTCACCAATGATGTGACCTACGTCGGCAGCAAGGTCCCGGTTGATGTGCGCATCCGCGCTCATGGTCTGGACGGGCGGTCCTCCGTCGTGCATCTGCTCAGTGGGAAGGGGGGAGAGTTCGACCGCCAGCCGGTGCGCTTTGCCTCCGATGATGCCGAAGATCCTCTCACCCTGAATCTTGTTGCCCGCGAGCCGGGTGATCTTCGGATCACCGTCGCCCTCGATTCCGTTCCGGGTGAGCGCTCCATAACCAATAACCGGCGTTCCGTCGTTATCCGTGTGCTCGAGCGCAAATCCCGCGTCCTGCTCTTTGCCGGTGCGCCCAGCGCGGATCTTTCTATCTTGCGCCAAACCCTCGAAGCAGATACAACCCTCGAGGTTTCCGCACTGGTGGAAATCGGCGCAGGAAGGTTTCTACACGGCGCGGTCGAGCCTTCACAAGACGACATGTCGCGCGCCAGTCTGATTGTGCTCTGCGAGTTTCCTTCCCGGGGCACATCCGACGCCTTGCTGCAGAAAATCTCCCATGCGGTTCAGGACAAGCACGTTCCGCTTTTGTTGCTGGCCGGTCCGCATTTGTCGGCATCCCGCCTCGCGGCGTTGAATGATGTTGTGCCCATTCAGGCCAACAAACCGGCGTTAACGGAGGAACAGGTCACCCTGCGTCCCGCCGCCAGTCATCCGGCATTGGAAGGAAAGAATCCGCTGCCCGCGCAGTGGTCCGAATTGCCTCCGGTCCTCGGCGGCGCCGGCAACTTCAGCGTAGCGCCCTCGGCCCAGGTCGTCGCAAAGATTTCCCGCGAGAACCTCGGTATCAGTGAAGACGAACCCGGCATCGCCGTGTGGCAAACCGGATTTCGCCGTGGAGCCGCCTTTCTCTGCTGGGGCACATCGCGCTGGAAAATGCAGCTTGCCGGAACGCAAAATGCGTCCGCCTTCTATGACGAACTGGTGACTCGTGTGCGCGGCTGGCTGATTGCTCCCGCCGAAGAGCAGCGCGTCAAGATCCGCACCACCAAGAAAGTCTATTCCGGCGGCGAACCGGTGCGGTTTGTGGCTCAGGTCTACGGCGCGGATCTTGCCCCCCGTGATGATGCCAGCATCGCTCTGCGCGCCACCTCCGGTTCACGTACCGAAGTGGTGCCCATGCGCGGACTCGGCAATGGCCGCTATGAGGGCCAACTCACACCATGGATCGATGGCGACTACCGCTTCACCGGATCGGCGGTCGCCGGCAAGGATACTCTCGGATCGGACAACGGCCTGTTCGCGGTCGAAGCCTTCAACATTGAATTGATGGACCCGCGCGCCCGTTTCGATGTGCTGCAGCAGGTCGCGGCGGCCTCCAAGGCCGCCTTCGTCCCCGCGTCCCGGGCAGACTCTCTGCTGTCGCGGCTGCAGTTCGCGCCGCAAACCATCACGTCCCGCAAGGAGTGGTCGCTCTGGAGTCAGGGACCTGTCATCTGGATCATCATCGGACTTTTAGTGATAGAGTGGATTGTCCGCAAACGTAGCGGCATGTTATAG
- a CDS encoding acyl-CoA carboxylase subunit beta: MKERLEKLREMRERAQLGGGKLRIDAQHGKGKLTARERLQLLLDPGTFCELDALATSRSSNGDQPILGDGVITGYGRIDGRTVFVFAQDFTTFGGSLSETHGAKICKVLDMAMKNGAPVIGLNDSGGARVQEGVVSLGAYAEIFLRNTLASGVVPQISAIMGPCAGGAVYSPSITDFILMVERTSYMFVTGPKVVKAVTHEDVTSEELGGADTHAAKSGVAHFACRNEAECLLTMRKLLSYLPQNNMEDPPRGIPPKDQPLRDYTLADIIPDSPNKPYDVTEIVTRIVDTDSFLEIHADFAQNVIVGFARINGYSVGIVANQPAVLAGVLDINSSRKAGRFVRFCDAFNIPIITFEDVPGFLPGTDQEWDAIITNGAKLLYAYCEATVPKICVILRKAYGGAYCVMSPKHTRGDLNFAWPSAEIAVMGASGAVEIIYAKEITGAGDPDAVKAQLVADYTDRFATPYVAASRGYVDEVIDPAETRARLISGLELLRNKVDTNPRKKHGNIPL; encoded by the coding sequence ATGAAAGAACGACTCGAGAAACTTCGGGAGATGCGCGAACGCGCGCAGTTGGGCGGAGGAAAGCTTCGCATCGATGCTCAGCATGGTAAAGGGAAACTCACGGCAAGAGAGCGCTTGCAGCTTTTGCTCGATCCCGGTACGTTCTGCGAGTTGGATGCATTGGCCACAAGCCGCAGCAGCAACGGTGACCAGCCGATCCTTGGCGACGGCGTCATTACCGGGTATGGCCGCATTGATGGCCGCACCGTCTTCGTCTTTGCTCAGGACTTCACCACCTTCGGCGGTTCGCTGTCCGAAACTCACGGCGCGAAGATTTGCAAGGTGCTGGACATGGCCATGAAGAACGGCGCTCCGGTCATCGGCCTTAACGATTCCGGCGGTGCCCGTGTGCAGGAAGGCGTCGTGTCGCTCGGCGCGTATGCGGAGATTTTTCTGCGCAATACTCTGGCGTCCGGCGTGGTGCCGCAGATCAGCGCCATCATGGGTCCGTGCGCGGGCGGCGCAGTCTACAGTCCCAGCATTACCGATTTCATCCTCATGGTGGAACGCACCAGCTACATGTTCGTCACCGGACCCAAAGTGGTCAAAGCGGTGACCCATGAAGATGTGACCAGCGAGGAACTCGGCGGCGCGGACACCCATGCGGCCAAATCCGGCGTGGCGCACTTCGCCTGCCGCAATGAAGCCGAATGTCTGCTCACCATGCGCAAGCTGCTTTCCTACCTGCCGCAGAACAACATGGAAGATCCTCCGCGCGGCATTCCGCCCAAGGATCAACCGCTGCGCGACTACACGCTGGCCGACATCATCCCCGACAGCCCGAACAAGCCCTATGATGTCACCGAGATTGTCACTCGCATCGTCGACACCGACAGCTTCCTCGAAATCCACGCCGATTTCGCCCAGAATGTTATCGTCGGCTTCGCGCGCATCAACGGCTATTCGGTGGGTATCGTCGCCAATCAGCCTGCGGTGCTGGCCGGAGTGCTGGACATTAATTCTTCGCGCAAAGCGGGGCGCTTCGTCCGCTTCTGCGACGCCTTCAATATTCCTATTATCACGTTCGAGGATGTGCCGGGATTTTTGCCGGGCACCGATCAGGAATGGGATGCCATCATCACCAACGGCGCCAAGCTTCTCTATGCCTATTGCGAAGCCACCGTGCCCAAGATCTGCGTGATTCTGCGCAAGGCCTACGGCGGCGCGTACTGCGTGATGAGTCCCAAACACACGCGCGGCGATCTGAATTTCGCCTGGCCTTCCGCCGAAATCGCCGTCATGGGTGCGTCGGGCGCGGTCGAGATCATCTATGCCAAGGAAATCACCGGCGCCGGCGATCCCGATGCCGTCAAGGCGCAACTCGTGGCCGATTATACCGACCGCTTCGCCACGCCCTACGTCGCGGCATCCCGCGGCTATGTGGATGAAGTGATCGATCCCGCCGAAACCCGCGCGCGCCTGATCAGCGGCCTCGAATTGCTGCGCAACAAGGTGGATACCAATCCGCGCAAAAAACACGGTAACATTCCTCTGTAA
- a CDS encoding response regulator — MARILVIDDDEGYRSILRSFIEEKGHTVIEADGADAGLKVFMEEKVDLVISDLMMPVKSGMDLLRELRGIQPKVLFIMVTGYPGLDTATAAIREGAFDYLIKPVDMHQLTAVMQRALSTVELRTHLSTMRGLNVALLISIPFWILIGVLVRALILR, encoded by the coding sequence ATGGCGCGTATTCTGGTGATTGATGACGATGAAGGCTATCGCTCGATTCTCCGCAGTTTCATTGAGGAGAAGGGCCACACCGTCATCGAGGCGGACGGAGCGGACGCCGGACTCAAGGTCTTTATGGAAGAAAAAGTCGATCTGGTGATCTCCGATCTGATGATGCCCGTCAAGTCGGGCATGGATCTGCTGCGTGAACTGCGCGGCATTCAGCCCAAGGTATTGTTCATCATGGTAACCGGCTATCCGGGGCTGGATACCGCCACGGCAGCCATCCGCGAAGGTGCCTTCGATTATCTGATTAAGCCCGTGGACATGCATCAGTTGACGGCCGTGATGCAGCGCGCGCTGTCAACCGTCGAGTTGCGCACCCATCTGTCCACCATGCGCGGTTTGAATGTCGCGTTGCTCATTTCCATTCCCTTCTGGATTCTGATCGGCGTTCTTGTGCGCGCGCTGATTCTTCGTTAA
- a CDS encoding FAD-dependent thymidylate synthase, producing MGLSVRLAGYNLDADLLSDVLDLLVRLEQGASDLEAGGYQAADSRQFVTSLAETVRTRLDTGSFTPETLSAAYARISRDPKQVTELRRAARFGVARARKSNENIIFGLGHASVAEHACFNFDVLGLSRLASEELQSHRLLSFTEKSQRYITLTTDYVVAPEVKGTADEVLFHETIPRLFQSYQTLSEILAAGYLKGFDHEAMKDEVKEAENRAKEDARYLLPLACSTQMGMTVNARMIEHVVRDLSDHPLQELRDLGRRLYESLKNLAPSVVKYVVRDSYPRENRRGVCASIGDAAQPLTGAAVITSPTVRLVQSTPDGEAVVLRALAFTCGKADSPSPDIWRTLFRGMGPHDGALREFELASMTFEAEISASCFAQLKRHRMMTMLTQPYRLEDGVITPPSLMDAQLEAPFREAVETALEAARKLSARSPLLAPYFLTNAHRKRVMIHMNAREFYHFARLRADSHAQWEIRLLAEQMLEQARALWPNLFMLACGKDQFAAIYDRVFGSV from the coding sequence ATGGGATTGTCTGTCCGCCTTGCCGGGTATAACTTAGATGCCGATTTACTGTCGGACGTGCTGGATCTGCTGGTCAGGCTTGAACAGGGCGCGTCCGACCTTGAGGCGGGCGGCTATCAGGCGGCAGACAGCAGGCAGTTTGTGACCTCTCTGGCCGAGACGGTCCGCACCCGCCTCGACACGGGCTCTTTCACGCCGGAGACGCTCTCTGCCGCCTATGCGCGGATCAGCAGAGATCCCAAGCAGGTAACGGAGCTGCGACGAGCGGCGCGGTTTGGGGTGGCGCGGGCCAGAAAATCCAATGAAAACATTATTTTCGGGCTCGGACATGCCTCTGTGGCGGAACATGCCTGCTTCAATTTTGATGTACTGGGGCTTTCGAGGCTGGCCTCGGAGGAGTTGCAATCGCACAGGCTATTGAGCTTTACGGAAAAGTCGCAGAGGTATATCACGCTGACGACGGACTACGTGGTGGCGCCGGAGGTTAAGGGTACTGCGGATGAGGTGCTGTTCCACGAGACGATTCCGCGGCTGTTTCAATCGTACCAGACCCTCTCCGAGATCCTGGCAGCGGGATACCTTAAGGGCTTTGACCACGAGGCGATGAAGGACGAGGTCAAGGAAGCCGAGAACCGGGCTAAAGAAGATGCCCGTTACCTCCTCCCACTGGCGTGCAGTACTCAGATGGGCATGACCGTGAACGCGCGGATGATTGAGCACGTGGTACGGGATTTGTCCGACCATCCTTTGCAGGAATTGCGAGATCTGGGCAGGCGCCTGTATGAGTCCTTGAAGAACCTTGCGCCATCGGTGGTAAAGTACGTCGTGCGTGACAGCTATCCGCGCGAGAACCGGCGCGGGGTGTGCGCGAGCATAGGGGATGCGGCGCAGCCTTTGACAGGCGCAGCGGTGATCACGAGTCCGACGGTGCGACTGGTTCAATCCACACCGGATGGAGAAGCGGTGGTGCTGCGCGCGCTGGCGTTTACCTGCGGCAAAGCGGACTCTCCTTCGCCCGATATTTGGCGGACACTGTTCCGTGGCATGGGACCGCATGACGGAGCGCTGCGCGAATTTGAACTGGCGAGCATGACATTTGAAGCGGAGATCAGCGCGTCCTGTTTCGCGCAACTCAAGCGGCACAGGATGATGACGATGCTTACACAGCCGTACAGGCTGGAAGACGGGGTGATCACACCGCCGAGCCTGATGGATGCACAGCTTGAAGCGCCGTTTCGCGAAGCGGTGGAGACGGCGTTGGAGGCCGCACGAAAGCTCTCCGCGCGTTCACCGCTGCTGGCGCCGTATTTCCTGACCAACGCTCATCGCAAGCGCGTGATGATACACATGAACGCACGGGAGTTCTATCATTTTGCGCGGCTCCGGGCGGACAGTCATGCGCAATGGGAGATTCGCTTGCTGGCCGAGCAGATGCTGGAGCAGGCGCGCGCGCTGTGGCCGAATCTGTTTATGCTGGCCTGCGGCAAAGATCAGTTTGCAGCCATCTATGACCGGGTGTTCGGCTCCGTGTGA
- a CDS encoding cytochrome ubiquinol oxidase subunit I, with product MHYPLWDMPLLGGALVIAGISIFHVIIAHFAVGAGFFNVFSEIRARRQNDQALLQFVKDNSIFVIYLSFVAGAVLGVGIWFSISIVAPEATTFLIRLFLWIWASEYVFFILELVAGYVYYYTWDKISARAHILVGWIYAISAFGSLVLINGILAFMLTPGKWLQTGNVWDAWLNPSFLPSTLIRTVSSLALAGIFAAIVASSRRKKYNADQRAGIVAWGTRFLLPLALMPVLAYWYFSVVPQNARELALGGTVAMTFIFLFGVIASFLVALYVFFGMLRKPRDMNVETALLLLAIAVIATGSMEFVREGIRKPFVLVNVMYSSGILLKDVPVIQENGVLASSTWLTPDTVKYQGSVAVGEAVYRAECIRCHEVEGYNGMVPLIREWNRNLIVSALNHLDRIRNFMPPFIGTEAEKQALADYLMTLTRKGVMSSDTLQTSAPADTSWQALPEGGVQ from the coding sequence ATGCATTACCCTTTGTGGGACATGCCTCTCCTCGGCGGGGCTTTAGTGATCGCCGGGATTTCTATCTTTCATGTTATTATTGCCCACTTTGCAGTCGGAGCGGGCTTTTTCAATGTCTTCTCGGAAATCCGCGCCCGGCGGCAGAATGATCAGGCGCTGCTCCAGTTTGTCAAAGATAACTCCATCTTTGTCATTTACTTATCGTTTGTGGCGGGAGCCGTCTTGGGTGTGGGGATCTGGTTTTCGATCAGTATCGTCGCGCCGGAGGCGACAACGTTCCTGATCCGCCTCTTTTTGTGGATCTGGGCCTCAGAATATGTGTTCTTTATTCTCGAACTGGTCGCAGGGTATGTCTATTACTATACCTGGGATAAGATTTCAGCGAGGGCACATATCCTTGTGGGGTGGATCTACGCGATTTCGGCCTTTGGGTCACTGGTGCTGATCAACGGGATTTTGGCATTTATGCTGACTCCCGGCAAGTGGCTGCAGACCGGTAACGTGTGGGATGCATGGCTGAATCCCTCCTTCCTGCCCTCCACGCTGATTCGTACCGTGTCATCCTTGGCACTGGCTGGAATCTTTGCAGCGATTGTGGCCTCTTCGCGGCGGAAGAAATACAATGCCGATCAGCGGGCGGGGATTGTCGCGTGGGGAACACGCTTTTTGCTGCCACTGGCGCTGATGCCGGTGCTGGCTTATTGGTACTTTTCGGTGGTCCCGCAGAATGCGCGCGAACTGGCGTTGGGCGGCACGGTGGCGATGACGTTTATCTTCCTGTTCGGAGTGATCGCGTCCTTCCTTGTGGCCCTATATGTCTTCTTTGGAATGCTGCGCAAGCCACGGGACATGAATGTGGAGACGGCCTTGCTGCTCCTGGCGATTGCCGTGATTGCCACGGGCTCGATGGAGTTTGTGCGCGAAGGGATCCGCAAGCCGTTTGTGCTGGTGAACGTGATGTATTCCAGCGGCATTCTGCTGAAGGACGTGCCCGTTATTCAGGAGAACGGGGTGCTGGCGTCATCCACCTGGCTCACTCCGGATACAGTGAAGTATCAGGGCAGTGTGGCGGTGGGCGAAGCCGTGTACCGCGCAGAGTGCATCCGCTGCCATGAAGTAGAAGGTTATAACGGCATGGTGCCACTGATCCGGGAGTGGAACCGGAATCTGATTGTGTCAGCACTGAATCACCTTGACCGAATCCGGAATTTCATGCCGCCGTTTATCGGAACCGAAGCGGAGAAGCAGGCGCTGGCGGATTACCTGATGACCCTTACCCGGAAGGGAGTCATGTCTTCGGACACTCTGCAAACCAGCGCGCCCGCAGATACCTCGTGGCAGGCTCTGCCGGAAGGGGGTGTGCAATGA
- the purM gene encoding phosphoribosylformylglycinamidine cyclo-ligase, whose translation MTDYASSGVNLDRAAAAKARIAAAARTTFGPQVLTDVGHFGGFFALNDGAADNVLVASADGVGTKLLLGIRLGKISGLGRDLVQHCINDILMCGARPLFFLDYMAFGKLDPDVAGTLAESLSAACREHGVALIGGETAEMPDLYEPGHFDLAGTIIGSVRRDRIFDGSKVKAGDMLIGLASNGLHTNGYSLVRSVFAKEIADGSLEREHLSDGTSLADALMKAHRCYLPSVGPLLDNPDVHALSHITGGGLEENTLRVIPKGLHLDVSWASWNRPDIYRVIQERGNVPEEEMRRVFNLGIGVVMVVEACAAYELTQTMKAKGEQAVVIGRVSA comes from the coding sequence ATGACTGACTACGCCTCCTCTGGAGTAAATCTCGATCGTGCCGCCGCCGCCAAAGCGCGTATCGCCGCCGCCGCCCGCACGACCTTTGGCCCCCAAGTGCTCACCGATGTCGGGCACTTTGGCGGCTTTTTCGCGCTGAACGATGGTGCCGCCGACAATGTACTCGTCGCCTCTGCCGACGGTGTGGGCACCAAGCTTCTGCTCGGTATCCGTCTGGGCAAAATCTCCGGCCTGGGCCGCGATCTGGTCCAGCACTGCATCAATGACATCCTCATGTGCGGTGCCCGGCCTCTCTTTTTCCTCGATTATATGGCCTTTGGCAAGCTCGACCCCGATGTGGCCGGGACCCTTGCCGAAAGCCTCTCCGCGGCCTGCCGTGAGCATGGCGTGGCCCTCATCGGTGGGGAAACCGCCGAAATGCCCGACCTCTATGAGCCCGGCCACTTTGACTTGGCCGGCACCATCATCGGCAGTGTCCGCCGCGACCGCATCTTCGACGGCTCCAAAGTTAAAGCAGGCGATATGCTCATCGGCCTCGCTTCCAACGGCTTGCATACCAACGGCTATTCCCTCGTCCGCAGCGTCTTTGCCAAGGAGATTGCCGACGGCAGCCTCGAGCGCGAACATCTGTCCGATGGAACCTCGCTGGCGGATGCTCTGATGAAAGCTCATCGCTGCTATCTGCCCAGCGTCGGTCCACTGCTCGATAATCCCGACGTCCACGCTCTTTCGCACATCACCGGCGGTGGCCTTGAAGAAAACACCCTCCGTGTGATCCCCAAAGGCCTGCATCTGGATGTGAGCTGGGCAAGTTGGAACCGTCCGGATATCTATCGCGTGATTCAAGAGCGCGGCAACGTGCCCGAAGAAGAAATGCGCCGTGTCTTCAATCTGGGCATCGGTGTGGTCATGGTCGTCGAAGCCTGTGCGGCTTACGAGCTGACCCAAACCATGAAGGCTAAGGGAGAACAGGCCGTCGTCATCGGCCGGGTTTCCGCGTGA
- the plsY gene encoding glycerol-3-phosphate 1-O-acyltransferase PlsY: MSIVLSLVIGYLIGGIPTGILVCRLVKGIDPRGIGSGSSGATNVSRVAGKGWAIFVLLIDIVKGFAPVKFLAPVFASPAPESVVACSLAMTVGLVAGHIWTPYANFRGGKGVATTTGAMLALDAFSVLIALAVWFVLFLVFRYVSLASIIAAIVLPVTMFLLHDQPLPYQVAAAVLALLILFTHRGNIRRLLKGEEKRFL, translated from the coding sequence GTGAGCATTGTCTTATCCCTTGTCATTGGCTACCTGATCGGCGGCATCCCCACCGGCATTCTCGTCTGCCGTCTTGTGAAGGGGATAGACCCGCGCGGCATAGGTAGCGGCAGTTCAGGCGCGACCAACGTCTCCCGCGTGGCCGGCAAGGGATGGGCCATCTTTGTATTGCTGATCGACATCGTGAAGGGTTTCGCGCCCGTCAAATTCCTCGCGCCGGTTTTCGCGTCTCCTGCGCCGGAAAGCGTGGTCGCCTGCAGCCTCGCCATGACGGTTGGCCTCGTCGCCGGACATATCTGGACACCCTACGCCAATTTTCGCGGCGGCAAAGGTGTGGCGACTACAACCGGTGCCATGCTGGCGTTGGACGCGTTCAGCGTGCTGATTGCCCTCGCCGTCTGGTTCGTGCTGTTCCTCGTATTCCGCTACGTATCCCTCGCGTCCATCATCGCGGCCATTGTCCTTCCCGTGACGATGTTTCTGCTGCATGATCAGCCCCTGCCTTATCAGGTAGCCGCTGCCGTGCTGGCGCTGCTGATTCTCTTTACCCATCGCGGCAACATTCGCCGCCTGCTTAAGGGAGAGGAGAAGCGTTTCCTGTGA
- a CDS encoding NAD(P)H-dependent glycerol-3-phosphate dehydrogenase, which translates to MNITVLGAGNWGTTMALVLHRKGHQITLWEFDPQQAELLARTHRNDKFLPGFSLPEDMHATSDVQAAIRDAQMILLAVPAQTCRAVLHGVGKLNGGIPLISLMKGVERDTLNRISEICAQELAGFDPGCYAVISGPTIAPEVASGMPTSAVVASLTQQTAQQVQHEFSTRELRLYTSDDVVGVELAGALKNVIALAAGICDGLDLGFNAKGTLLTRGLTEITRLGTAMGGNRHTFGGLSGMGDLVTTCTSPQSRNHTVGERIGKGETLDHILSDMVMVAEGVWTARAANDLAHRYGVEMPITAAVCDILDHGKDPRLAVGELMQRSLKAED; encoded by the coding sequence GTGAACATCACCGTTCTCGGCGCAGGCAACTGGGGAACCACGATGGCCCTCGTGCTGCATCGCAAAGGCCATCAGATCACGCTCTGGGAGTTCGATCCGCAGCAGGCAGAACTCCTTGCGCGTACCCATCGCAATGACAAATTCCTGCCGGGCTTTTCTCTGCCGGAAGACATGCACGCCACCTCCGACGTGCAGGCGGCAATTCGCGACGCGCAGATGATTCTGCTCGCTGTTCCCGCGCAAACTTGCCGCGCCGTTCTGCATGGCGTCGGCAAACTGAACGGCGGCATTCCGCTCATCAGTCTTATGAAGGGCGTGGAGCGGGATACTCTGAACCGCATCTCCGAAATCTGCGCACAAGAGCTTGCAGGTTTCGATCCCGGTTGCTATGCCGTAATTTCCGGCCCGACCATTGCACCCGAAGTCGCTTCCGGCATGCCGACCTCCGCCGTCGTTGCCTCACTCACGCAACAAACCGCGCAACAGGTGCAGCATGAGTTTTCTACCCGCGAGTTGCGTCTCTACACATCCGATGATGTGGTCGGCGTCGAACTGGCAGGTGCGCTCAAGAACGTCATTGCTCTGGCGGCGGGAATCTGCGATGGCCTGGACCTGGGCTTTAATGCCAAAGGTACGTTGTTAACGCGCGGCCTTACCGAAATCACCCGCCTTGGCACCGCTATGGGCGGGAACCGCCACACCTTCGGCGGCCTTTCCGGCATGGGAGATCTCGTTACGACGTGCACCTCTCCCCAAAGCCGTAACCACACCGTCGGCGAGCGCATCGGAAAAGGCGAAACTCTCGATCACATTTTGAGTGACATGGTGATGGTCGCCGAGGGCGTCTGGACCGCCCGCGCCGCCAATGATCTGGCCCATCGCTATGGTGTGGAAATGCCCATCACCGCCGCCGTCTGTGACATCCTCGATCACGGAAAAGACCCGCGCTTAGCCGTCGGCGAACTCATGCAACGCAGCCTCAAAGCCGAAGACTGA